From the Priestia koreensis genome, one window contains:
- a CDS encoding diguanylate cyclase: MKHYHNRFLENIKNQLVRWDEVSQIPHQDVYRFLHSIQGTSGILGLQDISNKAAALVQSLQEESERVWSPDEVKKYCLELLQLCYTFEVDSTIEAQLNTEVRINKNAPVILVVDDDAAFLMVVKQALEEEGWQVVPKTDIKRAVQSFYEIQPDCILVDVYMKNETGFELLDFFEEQSKNSFIPTMMISMDHSKKTRLMAYEKGADDFLTKDMEMDELVIRIKRQLVRKKKVDQLLLVDELTKVYNRKFLTQMYPTLLANQTLHEGRSCLAVVDLDHFKNVNDSFGHIVGDKVLQTFAQFLSRNLRKEDFICRYGGEEFVLLFSNLSIEEAERSVNELREQFSMLLFDGGTEKFSCTFSAGLVEIKDVSVEIDQWVDLADDALYVAKESGRNRVKVHQGSSAIGSHRTDLKIAVVDDDPIARVVVKNTITSLVEEMNVRCSVETFSDGQDFVDSNFHQHPAPCIVILDGVMPGLDGLEVLKHIRSLSTSDQYKVIMLTSRQTPDDIAKALHLGADDYMIKPFYNQELMDRVEKWISRSSYRKA; this comes from the coding sequence GTGAAACATTACCACAATCGTTTTTTAGAAAATATAAAAAATCAGCTCGTTCGGTGGGATGAAGTTTCTCAAATTCCTCACCAGGACGTCTATCGTTTTTTACATTCCATTCAAGGCACAAGCGGGATATTAGGATTGCAAGACATTTCAAATAAAGCAGCTGCTCTTGTGCAATCATTACAAGAGGAGAGCGAACGGGTTTGGTCACCTGATGAAGTGAAAAAGTACTGTTTAGAGCTACTACAGCTTTGTTATACGTTTGAAGTAGATTCAACAATTGAGGCTCAGCTCAATACGGAAGTACGGATAAATAAAAATGCTCCTGTCATTTTAGTAGTGGATGATGATGCGGCTTTTTTAATGGTTGTAAAACAAGCGCTGGAAGAAGAAGGCTGGCAAGTAGTACCTAAAACAGATATAAAGCGAGCCGTGCAAAGTTTCTATGAGATTCAACCGGATTGCATTCTAGTGGATGTTTATATGAAAAATGAAACGGGATTTGAACTACTCGATTTTTTTGAGGAACAGTCAAAAAATAGCTTTATTCCGACAATGATGATTAGCATGGATCATTCGAAAAAAACGCGTCTTATGGCTTATGAAAAGGGCGCAGATGATTTTTTGACGAAGGATATGGAAATGGACGAATTAGTTATTCGAATTAAGAGACAGTTGGTACGAAAAAAGAAAGTAGATCAATTGCTGTTAGTGGATGAGTTAACAAAGGTATACAATCGAAAGTTTCTTACACAAATGTACCCAACCCTTCTGGCTAATCAAACGTTGCATGAAGGTCGGTCTTGTTTGGCTGTAGTAGACTTAGATCATTTTAAAAATGTGAATGACAGCTTCGGACATATTGTAGGAGACAAAGTACTCCAAACGTTTGCTCAATTTTTAAGCCGCAACCTTCGGAAAGAAGATTTTATTTGTCGGTACGGAGGTGAGGAGTTTGTGCTGCTTTTTTCAAACCTTTCAATTGAAGAGGCAGAAAGGTCAGTGAACGAGCTTCGTGAGCAATTTTCAATGCTTCTTTTTGACGGAGGAACAGAAAAGTTTTCTTGTACATTTTCGGCGGGACTAGTAGAAATAAAGGACGTTTCTGTTGAGATTGATCAGTGGGTTGACTTAGCAGACGATGCACTTTACGTGGCGAAGGAAAGCGGACGAAATCGGGTAAAGGTTCATCAAGGTTCATCTGCTATTGGGTCCCATCGTACAGATTTGAAAATCGCAGTTGTGGATGATGATCCGATTGCACGGGTAGTAGTCAAAAATACCATTACTAGTTTAGTAGAAGAAATGAATGTTCGGTGTAGCGTTGAAACGTTTAGCGATGGGCAAGATTTTGTCGATTCAAACTTTCACCAACATCCTGCACCATGTATCGTTATTTTAGACGGAGTAATGCCAGGACTGGATGGATTAGAGGTACTCAAACATATTCGTTCTCTATCAACCTCTGATCAATATAAAGTAATTATGCTCACATCAAGACAGACACCTGATGATATTGCAAAAGCGCTTCATCTAGGAGCAGATGATTATATGATTAAACCTTTTTATAATCAAGAGTTAATGGATCGTGTAGAAAAATGGATTTCAAGAAGTTCATATCGGAAGGCGTGA
- a CDS encoding ATP-binding protein — protein sequence MSNVSAYFSNSLSRKFSLVMMIFICIFVVGSGSLVGYQRYMINHYADNQEDLRAKRKVVQEIGAAFNEAFFDSRGYIAFDRKDLKENALRQEAVINQLQQKLKPYMKTPKDKEYFNEMNSFRQYYFKDLLLKGFQYHERNERDQLINLSKSGGTKSVVTFQRDWANFTSEINKELENDFLQQVSKQSQMEFAFIIFILIILFAIACIIRLAVNQMGKPLSTLASAAEQLAADEEVGVLLDTNRKDEIGKLSSAFQRMVHTIHEKEQYLIAQNDELLAQQEELQAQQTELEELLDLTEKREQMLNRRNQLINGLSNSLDKQEVLESIVLSMSELLGADRGIVSLFNKERSYASIGVSAEGAKQFLNHLYNGLNEKLFKRKRAYTIKRELAPSEKGFHTEVGYSYDVYIPILSSKDEVEAVMVFNRFSHEFSAAEVAEYEGLGKQIAISLEKITMYERAENDRSTFQSILNNVQEGIQLVNNEGDIITLNTKMTEILTCSSHTKATAWQENLLQLVKDPDGLAHYFAIAFNESDEVYTYQLKEETQVIQVYATPLYNGREKIGTILVHRDITKEYEIDQIKSEFVSTVSHELRTPLSSILGFSELMLSRELKPERQKKYVQTIYQEAQRLTALINDFLDVQRMESGKQTYDKRYGDVMPVIQRVIDLQEINAKDHTFHLQRETDQTIILMDEDKIGQVLTNLISNAVKYSPNGNDITVRVYEQSNKLCVDVIDQGLGIPKDALDKLFTKFYRVDNSDRRRIGGTGLGLSIVKEIVKAHQGEVEVQSTLKEGSTFTVKLPSVQQAEQEIEEEVLLPQSAHAHVMIIEDDMSLATLLEAELQDSNFAVKHYKSGREAMGALEEQKPDAIVLDIMLNEKDLTGWDVLTYLKQSSRLKDIPIVVSSALEEKEKGMSLGASSYLVKPYQPSQLSKLILQILLTQEKTGEILIPSEEKSE from the coding sequence GTGAGTAACGTAAGCGCTTATTTTAGTAACAGCTTATCTCGAAAATTTTCGCTTGTGATGATGATCTTTATTTGTATCTTTGTTGTTGGGTCAGGTTCGTTAGTCGGTTATCAGCGTTACATGATTAATCACTACGCCGATAACCAGGAGGATTTGCGGGCGAAAAGAAAAGTTGTGCAAGAAATTGGTGCAGCGTTCAATGAAGCCTTTTTCGATTCGAGAGGATATATTGCCTTTGACCGAAAAGATTTAAAGGAAAATGCGCTGAGGCAAGAGGCAGTCATTAATCAGCTACAACAGAAGCTAAAGCCATACATGAAAACGCCTAAAGATAAGGAGTATTTCAATGAAATGAACAGCTTTAGGCAATATTATTTCAAGGACCTGCTGCTTAAGGGTTTTCAGTATCATGAGCGCAATGAACGAGATCAGCTCATTAACCTATCAAAATCAGGTGGGACAAAAAGCGTTGTGACCTTTCAACGTGATTGGGCCAATTTTACGAGTGAGATTAACAAAGAACTTGAAAATGACTTTCTCCAACAAGTAAGCAAGCAATCTCAAATGGAGTTCGCTTTTATTATCTTTATTTTAATTATTTTATTTGCGATTGCATGCATTATTCGCCTGGCAGTCAACCAGATGGGAAAACCACTGAGTACGCTAGCTTCAGCCGCTGAACAGCTAGCAGCGGATGAGGAAGTTGGCGTATTGCTCGATACGAATCGCAAAGACGAAATAGGGAAGTTATCGAGTGCATTTCAGCGAATGGTTCATACGATTCATGAAAAAGAGCAGTACTTAATTGCCCAAAACGATGAGCTCTTAGCACAACAAGAGGAACTCCAAGCACAGCAAACAGAGCTTGAGGAGTTATTAGACCTCACTGAAAAGCGTGAGCAAATGCTGAATCGACGAAATCAGCTCATTAACGGCCTTTCGAATTCGTTAGATAAACAGGAAGTGTTAGAGAGCATTGTGCTTTCAATGTCTGAACTTCTTGGAGCTGACCGAGGAATTGTGTCACTATTTAATAAAGAACGAAGCTATGCGAGTATCGGTGTTTCAGCAGAAGGAGCAAAGCAGTTTTTAAATCATCTATACAATGGCTTAAACGAAAAATTGTTCAAACGAAAAAGAGCGTACACCATTAAACGAGAGCTTGCTCCGTCTGAAAAAGGATTTCACACTGAAGTAGGGTACAGCTATGATGTGTATATCCCTATTCTGTCTTCAAAAGATGAAGTAGAAGCGGTGATGGTATTTAATCGCTTTAGCCATGAGTTTTCAGCGGCGGAAGTAGCTGAATATGAAGGATTAGGAAAGCAAATTGCCATTTCATTAGAAAAAATTACGATGTATGAGAGAGCGGAAAATGACCGCTCGACGTTTCAAAGCATTTTGAATAACGTTCAAGAAGGTATTCAGCTTGTGAATAATGAGGGAGACATCATCACGCTTAATACGAAAATGACGGAGATTCTAACGTGCTCAAGCCATACGAAGGCGACTGCGTGGCAGGAGAATTTGCTTCAACTCGTAAAAGATCCTGATGGTTTGGCACACTATTTTGCCATCGCGTTTAATGAGTCTGATGAAGTGTACACATATCAGCTAAAAGAAGAAACGCAGGTCATTCAAGTGTACGCAACGCCTCTCTACAATGGTAGAGAAAAAATTGGCACGATACTTGTTCATCGAGATATTACAAAAGAGTATGAGATTGATCAGATCAAATCAGAGTTTGTGAGCACCGTTAGTCATGAACTTCGTACACCGCTCTCAAGTATTTTAGGATTTTCAGAACTCATGCTATCTAGAGAGCTGAAGCCTGAGAGACAGAAAAAATATGTTCAAACAATCTATCAGGAAGCACAGCGCTTAACAGCGTTAATTAATGATTTTTTAGATGTGCAGAGGATGGAATCTGGAAAGCAAACGTATGACAAACGATATGGCGATGTGATGCCAGTTATTCAAAGGGTAATTGATCTACAGGAAATAAACGCGAAAGATCATACGTTCCACCTGCAACGAGAGACAGATCAGACCATTATTTTAATGGATGAAGATAAAATCGGGCAGGTGCTGACGAATTTGATTAGCAATGCGGTGAAATATTCTCCCAATGGAAATGACATTACGGTAAGAGTATATGAGCAATCAAATAAGCTTTGTGTAGATGTTATCGATCAAGGACTAGGTATACCAAAAGATGCACTCGATAAATTGTTTACGAAGTTTTACCGAGTAGATAATTCCGATCGTCGTAGAATCGGAGGGACGGGTCTTGGGCTTTCTATCGTAAAAGAAATCGTTAAAGCTCACCAAGGAGAAGTAGAGGTTCAGTCTACGCTCAAAGAAGGAAGTACGTTCACAGTTAAGTTACCATCGGTGCAACAGGCCGAGCAGGAGATAGAAGAGGAGGTACTACTTCCGCAAAGCGCTCATGCACATGTCATGATTATTGAGGATGATATGAGCTTGGCAACCTTGCTAGAGGCAGAGCTTCAAGATAGCAACTTTGCCGTGAAGCACTACAAATCAGGAAGAGAAGCAATGGGTGCGCTTGAGGAGCAAAAACCGGATGCCATTGTGTTAGACATTATGCTGAATGAAAAAGATTTAACGGGTTGGGATGTATTAACGTACTTAAAACAAAGCTCTCGTCTAAAGGATATTCCGATTGTCGTCTCATCTGCATTAGAGGAAAAAGAGAAGGGGATGTCGCTAGGAGCAAGCAGCTACTTAGTAAAGCCATATCAACCGAGCCAATTGTCAAAGTTGATTCTTCAAATCCTGTTAACACAAGAGAAGACAGGTGAGATTTTAATTCCTTCAGAAGAGAAGAGCGAATAA
- a CDS encoding ABC transporter substrate-binding protein, with amino-acid sequence MKRTYSTLLAVFTALLLVVLAACGNSSDNKSESKDDSKSAATYTVKHTMGTSKIKENPKRIVVLTNEGTEALLSMGVTPVGAVQSWAGNPWYDHIKKDMKDVKSVGTESEPSLETIASLKPDLIIGNKQRQEKIYDQLNAIAPTVFSDELRGDWKENFKLYAKAVNKEEKGNKVIADFDQRIQDLKGKLGDKLQQKVSIVRFTAGDVRIYHKDSFSGVILDQLGFARPESQDKPDFAEMNATKERIPAMDGDVLFYFAYDPANKEVSSLQKEWLNDPLFKKLNVSQKGNVHEVDDSIWNTAGGVIAANLMLDDIEKYFLQSK; translated from the coding sequence ATGAAACGTACATATTCTACACTACTAGCTGTTTTTACTGCTCTTTTACTCGTCGTGCTAGCCGCTTGTGGCAATAGCAGTGACAACAAATCCGAAAGCAAAGATGACTCAAAGAGCGCTGCTACCTATACAGTGAAACATACGATGGGAACATCTAAAATAAAAGAAAATCCGAAACGAATTGTCGTCTTAACAAATGAAGGTACAGAGGCTCTACTTTCAATGGGGGTAACACCTGTTGGAGCCGTTCAGTCTTGGGCTGGTAACCCTTGGTATGACCATATTAAGAAAGACATGAAGGATGTGAAGAGTGTTGGTACAGAAAGTGAACCAAGCTTAGAAACCATCGCTTCTTTAAAACCAGATTTAATTATCGGAAACAAACAGCGTCAAGAAAAAATCTACGATCAGCTCAATGCAATTGCACCAACTGTCTTCTCAGATGAGCTTCGTGGCGATTGGAAGGAAAACTTCAAGCTTTATGCAAAGGCCGTTAATAAAGAGGAAAAAGGAAACAAAGTGATTGCTGATTTCGATCAACGCATTCAGGACTTAAAAGGAAAACTTGGAGATAAACTTCAACAAAAAGTATCGATCGTACGCTTCACAGCTGGTGATGTTCGTATTTATCACAAAGATAGCTTCTCTGGAGTTATTCTTGATCAACTAGGATTTGCACGCCCTGAATCACAGGACAAACCAGATTTTGCAGAAATGAACGCGACAAAAGAACGCATTCCAGCAATGGACGGTGACGTGCTGTTCTACTTCGCTTATGATCCAGCGAATAAAGAAGTCTCAAGCCTACAAAAAGAGTGGCTGAATGATCCGTTATTTAAAAAGCTGAACGTGTCGCAAAAAGGCAATGTACATGAAGTAGACGATTCAATTTGGAACACAGCTGGTGGGGTAATCGCTGCTAATTTAATGCTAGATGATATCGAAAAATACTTTTTACAAAGTAAATAA
- a CDS encoding FecCD family ABC transporter permease → MLLQTRNARIVGLVGGLLLLTVCAVASIVMGYTHTSLKMAYDAFQHNNGSTEHLVIQNVRLPRALIAATVGASLGIAGALMQALTKNPLASPDIMGVNAGASFFIVVGFMLFSLNSLQAFAWVAFLGAAVAAMIVYLLGATGAEGLTPIRLTLAGAAIAAMFSSLTQGLLVLDETSLEQVLFWLAGSVQGRKLSILWSVFPYIAVAIVVSFFIAQKINILTMGDGVAKGLGQRTGTLKVVTALIIVVLSGGAVAIAGPITFIGIIIPHIVRFLVGHDYRWILPYSAAVGGIFLLIADIGARYVIMPEEVPVGVMTAIVGTPFFIYIARKGGQQS, encoded by the coding sequence ATGTTGCTACAAACAAGAAATGCACGAATTGTAGGATTAGTGGGGGGGCTTTTGTTACTCACTGTTTGTGCCGTTGCAAGCATCGTAATGGGGTATACGCACACAAGTTTAAAAATGGCCTATGATGCGTTTCAACATAATAATGGATCAACGGAGCACCTTGTCATTCAGAATGTTCGTTTGCCACGAGCTCTCATCGCGGCAACAGTAGGAGCAAGCCTTGGGATAGCAGGGGCGTTAATGCAAGCATTAACGAAAAATCCGCTTGCTTCACCAGATATTATGGGAGTGAATGCAGGAGCAAGCTTCTTTATTGTGGTGGGCTTCATGCTGTTTTCACTCAATTCACTACAAGCATTTGCTTGGGTAGCATTTCTAGGAGCTGCGGTTGCTGCAATGATCGTATATCTACTAGGAGCGACAGGAGCAGAAGGTCTAACACCAATCCGCCTAACGCTAGCAGGAGCAGCAATTGCAGCGATGTTTTCCTCGCTGACACAAGGACTTCTGGTCCTCGATGAAACGTCATTAGAACAAGTACTATTTTGGCTTGCAGGTTCTGTACAGGGACGCAAGTTATCCATTCTATGGTCGGTGTTCCCTTATATCGCAGTTGCGATTGTAGTATCCTTTTTCATCGCTCAAAAAATTAACATTTTAACAATGGGAGACGGAGTAGCAAAAGGATTAGGACAGCGGACAGGTACACTAAAAGTTGTCACCGCTCTTATTATTGTGGTTTTGTCAGGTGGTGCTGTTGCCATTGCAGGTCCTATTACCTTTATTGGCATTATCATTCCTCATATCGTCCGCTTTTTGGTTGGTCACGACTATCGCTGGATCTTGCCTTACAGTGCAGCCGTTGGCGGAATTTTTCTTCTAATCGCAGACATAGGTGCAAGATACGTCATTATGCCTGAAGAAGTTCCGGTAGGAGTCATGACGGCGATTGTCGGAACACCGTTTTTCATCTACATCGCACGTAAAGGAGGACAACAATCATGA
- a CDS encoding response regulator transcription factor, with translation MANILLVEDEEVLRMLVVDVLEDEDHSIDEAIDGDEAIDLLQKNEYDLVLLDYMMPGKTGLELVQHIRQMDRNQDVKIMMLSAKSQQADKERVINAGANYFMAKPYSPIDLVKRVEEIVGE, from the coding sequence ATGGCGAATATTTTATTGGTAGAAGATGAGGAAGTACTACGTATGTTGGTGGTTGACGTATTAGAAGACGAAGATCATTCCATCGATGAAGCAATTGATGGGGATGAAGCAATCGATTTACTCCAGAAAAATGAGTATGATTTAGTGTTATTAGATTATATGATGCCTGGTAAAACAGGACTAGAGCTAGTACAACATATTCGACAGATGGATCGTAATCAAGATGTGAAAATTATGATGCTATCTGCTAAGAGTCAGCAAGCAGACAAAGAACGTGTAATAAATGCAGGAGCAAATTACTTCATGGCTAAGCCGTATAGTCCAATTGATTTGGTAAAGAGAGTTGAGGAGATTGTAGGTGAGTAA